In one window of Canis aureus isolate CA01 chromosome 25, VMU_Caureus_v.1.0, whole genome shotgun sequence DNA:
- the LOC144296744 gene encoding uncharacterized protein LOC144296744 produces MDFSLGLRLGPRNQRATHPRPPSPPRHGPPAAPPWPPGPPSACVCPCPGCPPPACSCPAYPSYAATCPSCPGLPGPPCTCSCPPCPACPPWTCPHSSCVPGSGPHLSCCRASPCPVYPCSKGPAACQGPCTPYPCSIGPCPPYPCSKGPAACQGPCPPYCSEGPAACQGPCPPYPCSTGPCPPYPCSEGPATCQGPRPVHPCSEGPAARFRGQRSTQRHCLIV; encoded by the coding sequence ATGGACTTCTCCCTGGGCCTGCGCCTGGGGCCTCGGAACCAGAGGGCCACCCACCCACGGCCGCCGAGCCCCCCCAGGCACGGCCCCCCAGCTGCCCCGCCCTGGCCGCCCGGGCCACCCTCCGCCTGTGTttgcccctgccctggctgtCCTCCTCCCGCCTGCTCCTGCCCGGCTTATCCCTCCTATGCAGCTACCTGCCCCTCCTGTCCCGGCCTCCCCGGACCCCCCTGTACCTGctcctgccccccctgccccgcctGTCCTCCCTGGACTTGTCCCCACAGCTCCTGCGTCCCGGGCTCTGGTCCGCACTTGAGCTGCTGCCGCGCCTCGCCCTGCCCGGTCTACCCCTGCTCCAAGGGCCCAGCGGCCTGCCAGGGCCCCTGCACCCCCTACCCCTGCTCCATAGGCCCCTGCCCCCCCTACCCCTGCTCCAAGGGCCCAGCGGCCTGCCAGGGCCCCTGCCCCCCCTACTGCTCTGAGGGCCCAGCGGCCTGCCAGGGCCCCTGCCCCCCTTACCCCTGCTCCACAGGCCCCTGCCCCCCCTACCCGTGCTCCGAGGGCCCAGCGACCTGCCAGGGCCCCCGCCCCGTCCACCCCTGCTCTGAGGGCCCAGCCGCCCGCTTCAGGGGACAGCGCAGCACCCAGAGGCACTGTCTGATAGTCTAG
- the SLC61A1 gene encoding molybdate-anion transporter: MLVTAYLAFVVLLASCLGLELSRCRAKPPGRACSNPSFLRFQLDFYQVYFLALAADWLQAPYLYKLYQHYHFLEGQIAILYVCGLASTVLFGLVASSLVDWLGRKKSCVLFSLTYSLCCLTKLSWDYFVLLMGRALGGLSTALLFSAFEAWYVHEHVERHDFPAEWIPATFARAAFWNHVLAVAAGVAAEAVACWMGLGPVAPFVAAIPLLALAGALALHNWGENYDRQRAFSRTCAGGLRCLLSDRRVLLLGTIQALFESVIFIFVFLWTPVLDPHGAPLGIVFSSFMAASLLGSSLYRIATSKRYHLQPMHLLSLAVLIVVFSLFMLTFSTSPGQESPVESFIAFLLIELACGLYFPSMSFLRRKVIPETEQAGVLNWFRVPLHLLACLGLLVLHDSDHKTGTRNMFSICSAVMVMALLAVVGLFTVVRHNAELRVPSPTGEPYAPEL; the protein is encoded by the coding sequence ATGCTGGTGACTGCCTATCTTGCTTTTGTGGtcctcctggcctcctgcctgGGGTTGGAGCTGTCAAGATGCCGGGCTAAGCCCCCTGGAAGGGCCTGCAGCAACCCCTCCTTCCTCCGGTTTCAACTGGACTTCTATCAGGTCTACTTCCTGGCCCTGGCGGCTGACTGGCTCCAGGCCCCCTACCTCTACAAACTCTATCAGCATTACCACTTCCTGGAGGGGCAGATTGCCATCCTCTATGTCTGTGGCCTTGCCTCCACAGTCCTTTTTGGACTGGTGGCCTCCTCCCTTGTGGATTGGCTGGGTCGCAAGAAGTCCTGTGTCCTCTTCTCCCTCACTTACTCTCTCTGCTGCTTAACGAAACTCTCTTGGGATTACTTTGTGCTGCTGATGGGCCGAGCCCTCGGAGGGCTGTCCACAGCGCTGCTCTTCTCCGCCTTCGAGGCCTGGTACGTCCATGAACACGTGGAGCGTCATGACTTCCCTGCTGAGTGGATCCCAGCTACCTTTGCCCGAGCTGCCTTCTGGAACCATGTGCTGGCTGTAGCGGCAGGTGTGGCAGCTGAAGCGGTGGCCTGCTGGATGGGGCTGGGGCCCGTGGCGCCCTTTGTGGCTGCCATCCCTCTCTTGGCTCTGGCTGGGGCCTTGGCCCTTCATAACTGGGGAGAGAACTATGATCGGCAGCGTGCCTTCTCAAGGACTTGTGCTGGAGGCCTGCGCTGCCTCCTGTCGGACCGCCGCGTGCTGCTGCTAGGCACCATACAAGCCCTGTTTGAGAGCGTCAtcttcatttttgtcttcctctggACTCCTGTGCTggacccacatggggctccgcTGGGCATTGTCTTCTCCAGTTTCATGGCAGCCAGCCTGCTTGGCTCTTCGCTGTACCGCATTGCTACCTCCAAGaggtaccaccttcagcccatgcACCTACTCTCCCTTGCTGTCCTCATCGTTGTCTTCTCCCTTTTCATGTTGACTTTCTCCACCAGCCCAGGCCAGGAGAGTCCAGTGGAGTCCTTCATAGCCTTTCTCCTTATCGAATTGGCCTGTGGGCTGTACTTTCCCAGCATGAGCTTCCTGCGGAGAAAGGTGATCCCCGAGACAGAGCAAGCTGGTGTACTCAACTGGTTCCGGGTGCCCCTGCACTTGCTGGCCTGCCTGGGGCTCCTAGTTCTCCATGACAGTGATCACAAAACGGGCACTCGGAACATGTTCAGCATCTGCTCTGCCGTCATGGTGATGGCTCTGCTGGCGGTGGTGGGACTCTTCACCGTGGTCAGGCACAATGCTGAGCTGCGGGTACCCTCACCCACCGGGGAGCCCTATGCCCCTGAGCTCTAG